A single region of the Mercenaria mercenaria strain notata chromosome 6, MADL_Memer_1, whole genome shotgun sequence genome encodes:
- the LOC128558134 gene encoding uncharacterized protein LOC128558134, producing the protein MFSAEKSERKKTTEILKYASAAQLLLGVGLFVCAIVAVVKQEEDEYYTYFIGGFTCGVLGAVAGILGLYTSTKASSYDGDDVSNLQKQLRCTALAQMILGYVLFMLAISGIMMAVIFLVGEDTELKIHIILAACIIAGIVLLLFATIPSFCSMGTCCMSQECQECKEGMNQTYPTTVGTTQYNQGQTAYGQPAVFTANYSTGGFNSSSNPPHYPVSQTFGMGQQQPSYGFQQTATPTAPPPYNPY; encoded by the exons ATGTTTTCTGCAG AAAAGTCTGAGAGGAAGAAGACCACTGAGATACTGAAGTATGCTTCTGCGGCACAACTTTTACTGGGAGTCGGTTTATTCGTGTGCGCAATTGTAGCAGTCGTAAAACAGGAAGAGGAtgaatattatacatattttattggtGGCTTTACGTGTGGAGTATTG GGTGCGGTAGCGGGCATTTTAGGGTTATACACGTCAACTAAAGCCTCCTCTTACGACGGCGATGACGTATCTAATCTTCAAAAACAATTGCGATGCACG GCGCTTGCGCAGATGATCCTTGGATATGTATTGTTTATGTTGGCAATATCTGGAATCATGATGGCTGTAATTTTTCTTGTTGGTGAAGACACAGAGCTTAAGATACATATCATACTTGCTGCATGTATCATAGCGGGAATAGTCTTGCTTTTATTCGCCACAATTCCTTCTTTTTGTTCGATGGGTACATGCTGCATGAGTCAAGAATGCCAAGAATGTAAAGAGGGAATGAACCAGACGTACCCAACAACGGTTGGAACAACACAGTACAATCAAGGCCAAACCGCATATGGGCAGCCAGCGGTATTTACAGCTAATTATAGCACTGGAGGATTCAATTCAAGTTCAAATCCGCCTCACTATCCAGTTTCCCAAACCTTTGGCATGGGGCAACAGCAGCCTTCTTATGGATTCCAGCAAACTGCTACTCCTACAGCACCACCACCGTATAATCCATACTGA